The Brachyhypopomus gauderio isolate BG-103 unplaced genomic scaffold, BGAUD_0.2 sc119, whole genome shotgun sequence genome includes the window attgtcaaaaaagtgtatgaaccctgtatGTGGTCGCCTAGGCAGAGGGGCCGTAAGATAATTTTCCTGTCTAGATTGTTTGATGGACATTTCAAGAAAGATTTCTGCCTGACAGGTTTTTTGCTCTTACACTCTACAAGATGTTGTACTGTTAAGTGTGCTCTAGGAAGCACTGTAGGAAGAAATGTTATAATGTGATTGGTACAAAAATGTATATGACATGTAACAAGTATGaaatttcttttgtttttcgaGACTCTGCGTAGTCTCGAAGGGGGGAAATATCACATatcttcattcatcatcacagcattgctaaAGAAGAAAATACACCTCAGGGCAGATGTCACTAACAGGCGGACCAAtgtccggatccggacctgaACGCAGttctgtccggacccaatctcattcctgattaactctgcaaatGTCTATTTCCGTGGTCTGCAAActgttaaaaataattttttattttgacgggagaattaattttaaactggagcatttatttcagggctatcaGTCACTTTTCATGACTCAGAACATGAAAGCTGCCTTCTGAGCAGAAAAGCCTAAAACTTGCACTGTTGCTCTGCTAAACATCCCGGTTTTTCCCCAGTGACTGTGACCTAGCTTTGTGCTGCTGATCTTCTGAATATGGGGTTGCAGCTGTGAGACTTCCGCTGTTCACAAAACCTATCCCCTTTTTCTCAAAATTCTAAACACATAATTGAAAACACATGTTGCAAATGATGTGACCACACCTATATAAGTCAGTTTGCTGAAGGTTCCAAACACAAATGGATGATCAAGGCAGAAGACGAGGAGTTCAtgtcagaggagggagaggagcggGCCAGAGAGGAGCGGGTCGAGGAGTGGGCCAGAGAGGAGCGGGCCGAGGAGTGGGCCAGAGAGGGTGAGAAGCAGTCCAGAGAGGAGCAGGtcaaggagggagaggagaaggagggcgAGCAAGACAACGCATTTTCATTACAGATGAAATGAGAGCAACAGTCATTGACCATGTCCTTGTCCACGGCAGGACAATGACCGAAGCGGGACAACGAGTCCAACCTAACCTCAGCAGATTCTCAGTGGCCACCATTATTCTGGCCTTCAGAGAACACAACAGGTAGGCCTACTGTATGTACTAGGTTTttagtcactactgtacactaGATGTTTACAGTATACAGTACTATAGTGGAGTGTACATACAGACAAGTGCAATCATGGTTACAGTAAAAGTGTGTACTGCAAGGACCATTTCTGACCAAATGACTGTTTGTTTCTCTAGAGTTGAAAGATTGCCATTTGCAGGTGGGAGGCCTTCCAGATTCACACCAGCCCAAGAGGTCCTCATTGTGGATATGGTCCGTGAGAACAATATGATAAGACTACGGGAGATACAGGAGAGGATCATTTGTGACAATGTGAACTTTCAGAACATTGACAATGTCAGCCTGACAACCATAGACAGAGTCCTCAAGTGCCAGAGAGTACCCTTTGAGCGCAACTCTGACAGGTGTTTTATTCTACGTCACCAATATGTGCAAGTAAGTACAGTACAATCCATGTACACGGTGGCCTACAGTACTTTACATGCAATACTATCGTACTGTAATGTGCTGTATTGACTGTCTGTAAACTGCAACCTCATTGCTAAATCAGAGGTGACATCAGTGACCTGAAGTCAGTAGGTGTGGTAACACTGAAGGCTCCCTGATCCAGTCATATTTTTTAGAATCCTGAACTTTTAGAAGTTCTCAAATGCGTTAATCTTTCCTTCATCAATTAACTTGATGCCCTGACATCTCCAGTTTTCCTGTGATGTGATTTTGTTAGCCATCTGTGGAAGATGTGTGTTGCTGCCTCGCACCTGCAGATTTAACTCATTGAGTTTCTGAAATGTGTCAGTGAGGTACACAACATTCATTACCTTCCTCCTCCAGAAAGAAGCTGGTCTCTTCTTACAACACAAAGACCCTGGCTAAAACCTAACAGACATCAGGCCTTGCTGTGGAACAAAACAGCTGTGTGGTCGGATCCTATGTTCTCACACAAGGCAGAAATAAGCCGGGCTTTAACAGGTCACACTGTAACGTAGTTTACTGTGGCTCCACTCAAGGTTTGCCTCTAGCTCCACCATGGCACCATACACAAGATGACTGCACTGTGGACGCACTGTCTAATGACAGATTCAATGCTCCTTTGTGTCTTTTGACTGAGTTTTTGTGCATTTGTTTGATCTGTATCCATCTGCCTTCCTATCGTTTTGGGGTAATTAGACCCTGTACATCTGACTCGGTTCCTTAATTTAAGTGATGCTGGGGAACTTGGAGGTAAGAATCTAATTGGACTAGATCACAGATACTGATGCCTTGTTCCAATATTCAGAGCTCTTTGTAATCATTTTTTGTCCCATTCCCTTACAATGTGGAATAAAAAGTCTTTGCCAGGGTTGTTTTCTATGGATCAACTGCAACAAATCACCTATGTTCATCAGACCAAGATGGAAGCCTCTCCTTCCAGTGTTGCATCCATATCAAGTAGCTCTGCGTACCAAGGCCCACAACCCAGTCTGACTCGGGCCAGGCCGTCCAGTTATGTTTCCAGCAGTGAAATGGATTCTTCGCAAGCTCAGACAAGTGGCTCTGCTGGCTGTTCCCAGTCTGTGCTCTAAACTGGCCAGCAGTTTCCTGGAGCTGTATCCCATccaggcccgtcgcgatggggcaggcaaaccaggcaattgcttggggccccaagctggcctggggcccccagacaacaacaggttaagaattaaatgcagcgacaaactgtgagcccccctttacattctcaaagtcatgagcaatgacactgttctcagaatccccctcaaggggcccctccgaccagctgctgaaggcaggcagacactgtcctggcagacagccaagttttagacgccggcaaatatgaaacttaaccatgaagcgaatttatccatcaggaagccaaaagagaaaacaaaagaaggaagaggaacacaaaaaaactagtggtgggccgttaacggcgttcgttaatttgatactcttatcgggcgatataaaaattatcgccgttaatctatctactaaatgggtaagcaaactatgatgactttcaacttgacagtttagctcggctgtattcctaaccaaattgcacagtaggggcgagaacgagttttc containing:
- the LOC143497998 gene encoding uncharacterized protein LOC143497998 codes for the protein MDDQGRRRGVHVRGGRGAGQRGAGRGVGQRGAGRGVGQRGTMTEAGQRVQPNLSRFSVATIILAFREHNRVERLPFAGGRPSRFTPAQEVLIVDMVRENNMIRLREIQERIICDNVNFQNIDNVSLTTIDRVLKCQRVPFERNSDRCFILRHQYVQKEAGLFLQHKDPG